Proteins from a single region of Sporosarcina sp. P33:
- a CDS encoding Rid family detoxifying hydrolase produces MFNKIHSDHAPAAVGAYSQAAEKENIVYVSGQLPINAETNEMSSSVVEQAEQSLKNIEAILKAADLTLENVVKNTIFMTSLEKAAEVNEVYAKFFGDSKPARAMVGVKELPKGAQIEIESIAIR; encoded by the coding sequence TTGTTCAATAAAATTCACAGTGACCATGCACCTGCAGCAGTGGGGGCTTACTCACAGGCAGCAGAAAAAGAAAATATTGTCTATGTCTCAGGGCAGCTGCCAATTAATGCAGAAACAAATGAAATGAGTTCTTCGGTTGTAGAACAGGCGGAACAGTCTTTAAAAAATATTGAAGCCATTCTGAAAGCCGCGGATTTAACGTTAGAGAATGTAGTGAAAAACACAATTTTCATGACATCCCTTGAAAAAGCAGCAGAAGTTAATGAAGTATACGCGAAATTCTTTGGAGACAGCAAGCCTGCAAGAGCGATGGTAGGTGTAAAAGAACTGCCCAAAGGTGCTCAGATTGAAATAGAATCTATTGCAATTAGATAA